AATGGCTTCCGAAACAACCAACCTCGCATCCTTTTTCCACCCCCGCAACGTCGCCGTCATCGGCGCGTCGGCCGACCCGGCCAATCTCGGGCGGAACATCATCAAGAACCTGCTCAATTTCGGGTACCAGGGCGAGATCCTGCCGGTCAACATCCAGAAAGGAGTCCTTTTCGGCCAGCGCATCTACGGCTCGGTCGAGGAGGTGGACCACCCGGTCGACCTGGCGGTGATCCTCACACCGGCAAAGACCATCCCCGGCATCATGGAGGCCTGCGGGCGCAAGGGGGTCCGCCGGATCGTCATCGAATCGGGGGGATTCTCCGAGATGGGGGAGGAAGGACTGCCCCTGGAAGAGGCATGCCTCTCCGTCGCCCGCCGCTACGGCATCCGTTTCGTCGGCCCGAACGGGATCGGCGTCACCAATCTCCAGAACGGGCTGGTGCTCCCCTTCTGGCCGATGCGCGAGGATCTGAAGCTCGGCAAGGTCTCCATCCTGGCCCAGAGCGGCGGCGTCGGGTTGAGCTACCTCGGCTTCCTGGCGGAGGAAAACATCGGGCTGAACAAATTCGTCTCCATGGGAAACAAGCTGAATGTCGACGAGAACGACCTGCTCGAGGTCCTGATCGAGGACGAAGGGACCGAGATCATCCTGCTCTACCTGGAAGGGTTCAAAGACGGGCGCCGCTTCCTGGAGATCGCCTCCCGCTCCCCGAAGCCCATCCTCGTCCACAAATCCAACCGCTTTCAGGAAAGCGCCCGCATTGCCCACTCGCACACCGCCGCCCTCTTCGCGGATGACCTCCTGGTGGATCAGGCCCTGGAACAGGTCGGCTGCGTCCGAGTGAACACCATGGTGGACGCCGTCGATTACGTCAAGAGCCTGACCCTTCCGCCCCTCAGGGGAAACCGGCTGGCGGTCGTTTCCCGCTCCGGCGGGCACGCCGTCATCGCCGCCGATGCCTGCGCCCACTACGGCTTCGACCTGCCGCCTTTTCCGCGCGACTTCCTCGCCCGGATCGAAACGAGCTTCCGCGCCAAGGTCATCCGCCTCCAGAACCCGCTCGATCTGGGCGACCTGTTCGATCTGGCCGTCTATGAAAACATTGTCGAGGAGATGCTCAAACGGGGCGACGTGGACGGCCTCCTTCTCGTGCACGGCTACCGGCGCGGGCTGGACCACGAAGACAGCCGGAAGCTGGTCCGCCGGGTGGAGGAACTGATCGATACGTATCGGAAGCCCGTCGCAGTCGCCATCTTCACCGAGGCGGTGGAGGTGGATTTTCTGCGGCGGCACACCGGCGTCCCCATCTTCACCGCCCCCGAAAACGCCATGCGCGCCTTTTATCTTTCCCACCAGTGGGGCGTCCGCAAAAAGGCCGCCAAGGCGATCAGCCCCCTTGCGGAAATCCGCTCCAAGACGCCGCCTGCCTCCCTCCCCCCGACGTCAGGGCGCGCACACCTGCTCCTGAGCGAAGCCACAGCCTTTGTCAAGGCCTACGGCTTTCCGGTTCCGGAATACAGGCTGGCACGGTCCGCCGGCGAGGCCGCAACGGCCTGGCGGAGCATCGGCGGCCCGGTCGCCCTGAAGGTCAACCGCCCGCACATCTCGCACAAGACCGATGCGGGCGCGGTGATCCTGGGCATCGATTCGAGCGATGCCGCGGCAGAGGCCTTCGAGGACCTGGCCCGGAGGCTGGCCCCGGAGCCGCTGGAGGCCCTGATCCAGGCCATGGCGCCAGGCGGCCGCGAAGTGATTCTCGGAGGCAAGCAAGACGAGGTGTTCGGGCCTGTGGTCCTCTTCGGGCTGGGAGGCATCTTCGTCGAAGCGCTCGAGGACGTGGCCTGGCGCGCCGCACCCCTCGAACGAGCCGATGCCCGTGCCATGATGCAGCAAATCCGCGGCCGGAGGATCCTCGAGGGCATCCGCGGGGAGGAGCCGTGCGATTTCGAGGCGCTGGAAGACCTGCTCGTCCGGCTCTCGCGGATGCTCGTGGACCACCCCGGCATCTTCGAAATCGACATCAACCCCGTGCGGGTGGGGCGGAAGGGGCGCGGGGCGGCGGCACTCGATGCGCGGATTCTGCTTCGATCCGGCGGAGACCCCCGGGCGGACTGAGCCGAACCTGGGTCTCAGGGTTCGAAACGCTCCAGGACGATCGACGCGTTCTGTCCGCCGAAACCGAAGCTGTTGTTGAGGCATCGGGTGACGGCGCCTTGGACCGCCACAAGCGGCGTGTAGTTCAGATCGCACTCCGGATCCGGATGATCCAGGTTGATGGTGGGATGAATCCACCCCCGCTCGATCGTCAGCGCAATCGCGATGGCTTCAACCCCCCCGGCGGCGCCGATCATGTGGCCCGTGATCGATTTGGTGGAATTGATGGGGATTCGGTAGGCATGTTTTCCGAGGGCCTCTTTGATCGCGCGGGTCTCTGCGGGATCGTTCAGGGGCGTGGACGTCCCGTGGGCGTTGATGTAATCGATCTCCTCCGGCCTGCGTCCAGCCCTTTTCAATGCATCTTCCATCGCCTTGGCCTGCATGCGGGCGGTCGGTTCCGGCGCCGCGATGTGATAGGCATCCGAGGTCGCCCCGTACCCCGACATCTCGCAGTAGATGCGGGCGCCGCGCTCGAGCGCATGGCTTCGCTCCTCCAGGATGACGATCCCGGCCCCCTCTCCCATGACAAACCCGTCGCGATCCCTGTCAAAAGGTCTGGAGGCCTTCTCGGGTTCGTCGTTTCGGCGGCTCATGGCGTTCATGGCTGCAAACCCTCCGAAAACGAACGGCGTGATGCAGGCATCCACCCCTCCCGTCACCATCACGGTCTCCTCCCCAAGCAGGATCTGTTTGTAGGAGGCGATCATGGCGTGGTTCGAAGAGGCGCAGGCCGTCGAGACCGTCGAGGCGATGCCGTGGATCCCATACTTCATCGTAACCGTCACCGGCACGGAGCAGATCTGCACATGGGGTAGGCCGAAAGGGGAAATCCTTTTGGGGCCGTGGTATTTCAGAAAGCTCTTGTGCCACCGCTCGCACAGGTCCATGTTCTGCGCCCCGACTCCGAGGATGGCGCCGACCCGATGCGCTTCGACGCCTTTCAGCGTAAAATCGAACTCGCCCTTATCCCCCTCCCTGGGCAGGAGGGTGAAACCCGCGTCCTCGAGCGCCAGCCGCGCCCCGGCCAGGGCGAATTCGGAGGTGCGCCCCAGATAGCGGAAGCTCTTGGTACGTGGGATAAAATCCCCCAGATCGAAGGACGGGACGGGGCAGGCGATCTGTGAGTTGTACTGGTCCATCTCGCAGTCTTCGAAGACGATCCGGCGCGCCCCCGACTTTCCGGAGACCAACGCCTTCCAGAAGGCCTCCTTGCCGATGCCGACCGGCGTGATCGGCCCAAGGCCAGTGATGACGACTCGCTTGAAACCCATGTGTTTTCCTCGGAAAGAAACAAGGCAACCCGGCGCTACGCCCCGTCGGCCTGGCTCACCCGTTGGAAGGAAGAGCCGCCCGGGGTTCTCGCGGCAGGGAATCATTTCCCCGGGCAAGCCATGTTCCAGATCGATGCACGTTCCTCAGGTCTTTTTTCCCGCCAGACCGACGATCAAATCCACGGCTGCATCCATGGACACCCGACCCGTGTTGATGGTCAGGTCATACGAGAGCGGATCATCGTGCCGTTCCGGCTCCGCGTAGAAATTGAGGAAGCGGCTTCTGATATCGTCAGCCCTGCGCATGGCCTTTTCGGCATCTTCCTGCTTGAGACCATACTGGGTGACCAGAAAGTGGATGCGTGAAGGCACGTCCCCGACCAGGAGAATATGCACCGCTCCTGCGTGCTTCTCCAGAATGAACTGGCCGCCTCTTCCGACCAGCACCACGTCACCCTTCTCATAAAAATCGAGGATGGTCTCTTTGACCGCGTCGACATAACTCTTCTCGTCGACATAACCGTAGTTATCGGCGCAGAGTCTTTCAACATAGCTGGTCGAAACGATCTTGTCCAAAAACTTCATCAGTTTGTCAGTGCCACGCTTCTCGAAGGACTTGATCTGGTCGTGGGACACCTGCGCCTTGATCGCAATCTCCTTGATCATATCTTCGTGAACATACCGATATCCCAACTCCTTGGCCACCCGCTCCGCCAGGGTTCTTCCCCCTGCTCCGAACTGCCGCGAAATCGTCACAACCGCCATAGCCTCTCCCTCCTCATAAGTTTCCGTCCGGAAATGGTCTTTTCGGCCAATTTCGGCGTCAATCTGCACGTTTGCTTGTGCGGCGACCTGCAGGTCGCCTCCGCACAAACCCTTGCTTTTCTTATTACTGGCCAAACCGGGACCCGCTTCGAAGCGGTGGGATTGAGCATCCGAAGGGTGTGAGGAAAAATCCTCATTTCCGGCCTGGGAACTGTTTCGTTTTCAACGCGTAATTTCCGGATTGGAAACCCGGTTGTACCCAGGAAATCATTTCCGGATTGAAACCATCGGGTTTCAGGAGTGTAAACTGACCATCCAGCTTAGATCGTCTCCGAACAGACACCGCTCCAGCCAACGCCCCGACGGGCCGGCAAGCCGGATCTCAAGACATGCCAAACCTATTATCACATCCAAATGCCTTTTGTCAGATGAAAAAAGAAGCCGGGCAGACCCGCGGCCGCCTTTTGAAAGGGCGCCGGCATCAAGGCCCTTCATCGGCCGGGAAGATGTTTCCGGGCGCGAGGATCCCCTTCGGGTCGAAGCTGCGCTTGAGCGCCTTCATGGCGGTGATGACGGCAGGAGGATATTGGAGCGCGAGGTGCTCCCGTTTCATCTTTCCGACCCCATGCTCCCCGGTGATGGTCCCGCCCAGCGCGACCGCCCTGCGCGCCATCAGCAGGTCCACCTCCTCGGCCGTTCGCTTCTCCTCCGGATCGCGGGCGATGAAATTGAAGTGCGGATGGCCCTCGCCGATGTGTGCAAAGCGCACCACCGGCATCGATCCGAGGCGGGCCCGGACCTCTTCGAAACAGGCGAACAGCTCCGGGAGACGCCGATACGGAACGGCCCAATCCGTCGAAATCTTGCAGCCGCCTGTGCGGACCGCCTGGATGCTGAGCGCATTCATGCTCTCCGGCACGAAATGGCGCAATTTCATGACGTGGTCCTTCTGCGCATCCGTCAAGGCGATCCGGGTGTCGCCGGCCAGCGGCGTGTGCTGTTCGATCAGACGGGACCAGGCCTCCAGCCGGGCCTCGTAGCCCTCCTCCGCTCCGTATTCCTGTTCGAAGTAGACGATTGCACGGGCGGATGGCGGGATGCTGAGGCCCTCGGCCCTGCCCCGGATGATCTCCAGGCAGCCTTCGTCCAGGAACTCCAGGCTCCGTGGATCGCAGGCCGGATCCTCCCGTGCGCTGATGACGAAGTCGAGCGCGCGGCTCATGTCGGGGAAAAAGACCAGTACGAGCATGAAGGCCTCGGGCAGTTCGGTCAGGGCGACCTCGATCCGGGTCACGACCCCGAGCGTACCCTCCGATCCGACAAAGAGGCGCGCCGGATCGTAAAACGCGCCGTAACCGGCGCAGATCTTGCCGCCCTCGGCGGTGCGCGCCGTGATCACACGCCCCGATCCGTCCACAACCTGCAGCGCCCTGACCCATTCGATCGTGGCCCCGTATTTGAGGGAACGGGAGCCCGATGCGTTGGTGGCCACGTTTCCGCCCAGAGTGCACTCGGCCGCGCTGGTCGGATCCGGTGGATAGAAAAGACCTTCCGCGGCGGCCGCCGCCTTGAACTCGGCCAGGACCACCCCCGGTTCGACCAGGGCGCGCCGCCGGACTCGATCGATATCCAGGATCCGGTTGAACCGCTCGAGCGACAGGGCGACGCCCCCCGGCGCCATCGAGGCCCCGGTGAGCGAGGAGCGCAGACCCTGGCAGGTGACGGACCCTCCCCTGTCCGAGATCATCCGCAGGCATTCCTGGATGTCGGCGGTGTCTTCCGGCCTGAAAAGCGCCTCGAAACCGCCCTGCATCCCCAGGGCATCGTGGCGGTAACCCTCGACGATGTCGGGGTCGGTCACCCACTTGCCTGACTGTACGAAGGATTCCAACCGGAAGGACCGCCGCTCAGGAGAGATACGGCGCCCACTGGCGGGCCGTATCGGCGACATAACCGGGGGGGACCTTTTTCATGATCTGGTTGTGCCCGGGCAGCAGCACATCGACCTCGAGTTCCGCCAGCCGCAGCAGCGACTCCCTGAGCTGCGGCCCGCTCGCGCCGTGAAGATCGAAGCGGCCGATGGCATAATCGGCGTACACGACGTCTCCGGAGATCAGGATCCTGCCGGAGCGGTTGTAGAGTCCGATGGAGCCGGCCGAATGCCCCGGGATGTGCAGGATCTCCCAATCCATCCCCCCGAGTTCGACCACCTCCCCGTCCTCGAGTTTGCGGTCCACTGTGAAGGTGAGGGCCTTCGGCGTCAGACCGTATTGCATCTCGCACATGTTCCGGAACATATCCATCCCGTAGACGGTCCTGGGGTCCCCCTGCTCCAGGGGTTCGGCCTCCGCCCGGTGGATCCACAATTCGACCTCCCCCAGGGCGTCGAGCAGCTCGCGCAGACAACCGATGTGATCGAGATGGGTATGGGTCAGAATGATCCGCTTCACCTTGGCCGGATCCAAACCCAGCCGCCGGATCGCATCCAGCTTGTAGGCCCCTTTTCCGACCAGGCCGGCATCGACCAGCGTCAGGTCTTCGGCGTCCGGCCCGCCGATGACGTACATATGAGCGTCCGGGATCATCTCGTCCCGCCCCGGTATGAAATAGACTCCCTCGCACACTGCTTTCATCCTCTTCTCCTTGTCGTGGATTTCAACCCACCATACCCTATTGCCGGGCGCGGTTCAAGCAGGAGAACCTGCGGCGCCCCTCACCCCTCGATCGGCCGAATCATCAAATAGGCGTTCTGCCCCTCGGGGTAAAAGCTTTCCTTCAGCCCCAGCGGCACGAGGCCGAAGGATTTGAACAGCTTCAAGGCCGGCAAATTTCCTTCGGCGGTGTGCAGCACCACGCTCCGGGCGCCCCCTGTCCGCGCCTTCTTCAAGGCCTCGGACAAAAGCCTGCGTCCGACCCCCATGCCCTGGAACCGGGGCTCCACCGCGATCGCCAGGATCTCCACGGTGCAATGGAACCGGCCGTTCCCATCGACCGGACCCATCATGACAAAACCGGCCCGGGAGCGGCCCAGCACAGCCACGAGCGTCATGCCGAACCGATGTCTGAACCACTCTGAGAGGATCTCTCCGTAGGTCCCCCCATACCGCGTGAATACGCGGCGGCTCAAGGCCTCGATGAAGGAGGCGTCCGACTCCAGGGAGGAACGGACGAAGGGCGCGGCGGACTTCCGCCCGGCCCCGGGGCCCCGGCCCGGCGCAGACGGAAAAGCCCTTCCGCCGGCCCCGGCCATCCGCCTGGTCAGACGGCTGCGCCGCAGCCGCTCCAAGCGTTTCGTCTCGCCGTATTTTCCGAAGCGTCCCCTGCGACTCACCGCCCGCAACGCCCCTTCACCGCCCCCCGGTATCCTTCAGGCGGTCCGTTTCCAATCCGGAAATGGTCCTTTTGGCCAATCTCGGCGTCAATCTGCACGTTTGCTTGTGCGGCGACCTGCAGGTCGCCTCCGCGCAAACGCTTGATCTCCTTGATATTGGCCAAAAATCCTCATTTCCGGATTGGAAACCGGTTCTACCGGGAAATCATTTCCGGATGGGAACCAGCTCGATTTTCTGAATCTTTCACGAATCCGCTTTCATCCGGCGAAGGTCTTTCGCCGGCCGGCTGCGCCGCTCAGCCCCCTTCATGGCGGATCCGCCGCCCGGTCCCGACGTCAATCTGCACGTTTGCTTGTGCGGCGACCTGCAGGTCGCCACGGCGCGAGGGTGCCATTCCCCTGAAATCAGCAAAAAAATCATCCTGTCCGGATTGGAAACTTGCGCGCCATGCGCAAGCGTTATAGAATCAAACCATCCGACACACGATCAAGGCCGGGAGACCGTCTCATTCAGGCTGGAAGGCGGGTCTCCGCCGCCCCGTCAGCAGCAGGTAAGACTCCATTGGAAAACGAAATCGTCAATCTCACCGAACTCGGACGAAGGCTGGGCCACCGGTTCAAGAGGAAAGAACTCCTGTTCCAGGCCCTTTGCCACGCCTCTTACATCAACGAGCAGGCCTCTTCGGATCTGGCGGACAACGAGCGCCTCGAGTTCCTGGGCGACGCCGTTCTCGACCTCGCCATCAGCGACCTCCTGATGCAGCGTTTTCAGGAGGCGACAGAAGGGGACCTGTCCAAATACCGGGCCATGATCGTCGACGAGTCAGGGCTGTTTGAAATCGCTCAACGGCTCGGACTCGGCGACTATATCCTCCTCGGCAAAGGGGAGGCCCAGAGCGACGGGCGCGCCAAACCTTCCATCCTCGCCAACACCGTCGAGGCGATCGTGGGCGCCGTTTTTCTCGACGCGGGCTTCCAAAAGGCCAGAAAGGTGATCGACACTCTCTTCGCGCCCCTGATCGAAAAGGTTCAAAGCCGGGACCGGGTCCACGATTACAAAAGCCTTCTGCAGGAATACACCCAGAAGGCCTTCCGCTCGCTTCCCCAGTACAGTCTCATCGAGGAGACCGGCCCCCCGCACGACAAGACCTTCAAAATCGCTTTATGGCTGAGCGGCACCATGTTAGCCGAGGGGTGCGGCAAAAGCAAGAAAGAGGCGGAGCAGCAAGCCGCCAGGGAGGCCTTCCGGTGTCTCGATCCGGTCTGACGCCATTTATCGTCCCCGTTTTTCTGCCGCATCAAGGCTGTCCGCACCGCTGCATCTTCTGCGACCAGCACCGCATCACCGGCCATGACGAACACCCCCTGCGGGGCGCGGAGATCGGCCGGATCCTGGAACAGGCGCTTGGCTCGCGGCTCCCCGCCGGGGCGGAGGTCGCCTTTTACGGCGGGACTTTTACGCGGCTGCCGATCGAGCGTATGGAGGAACTCCTGTCGGCGGTCCAACCTTTCAGGGAAAAAGGCGCCGTCGTCCGCATCCGCGTCTCGACCCGCCCCGACGCCCTGGATCCCGTGCGGCTGGAAACACTGCGCCGCTTCGGGGTCACGACCGTCGAACTCGGCGCCCAGTCGATGGAGCCGGAGGTCCTCCGTCTCGCCGGCAGAGGACACGGCCCGGAAGCCACCCGCGACGCGGTCGCCGCTCTGCGCGGCATGGGGTTCAAGGTGGGGATCCAGCTGATGCCGGGCCTCCCCGGGGACACCGCAGATGCCTTCCAATCCACCGTCCAGGCCGTCATCGAGCTTCATCCCGACATGGCCCGGCTCTACCCTGCGATCGTGATCGAAGGCACCGCCATGGCGGAATGGTACAAGGCGGGGCGCTACCGCCCCCTGTCCGTGGAAGAGGCCGCAACCCGGTGCGCCGAGGCCTGCCGGCGCCTCGAAGAAAGCGGCATTCCCGTCATCCGGATCGGTCTGCTGCCCTCGCCGGCTCTCCGCGAATCGGGGCGTATCCTGGCCGGCCCCTGGCACCCTTCCTTCGGCTCCCTGGTGAGGGCCGCGGTCTATCGCGCAACCCTTCGAAACCAGCTCCCCCAGGTCCCTCGGGGCCGCACCATCCAGCTCATGGCCCCGCAAAAGGACATCCCGCTCCTTCGCGGACACCGGAATCAGGGCCTTGCCTGGTTCGAGGCGACGACCGGCAGCCGGGTCGCGGCCGTCCTCCCGGACGAAAGCCTTCCGCCAGGGCGCATCCGGGTGGTCGAGGCATGAGCTTCCTCTCGGGATTCGTCGCCATCGCCGGCCCGCCGAACGTCGGGAAGTCCACCCTCCTGAACCGCATCCTCGGCCGGAAGGTTTCCATCGTCTCCCCCAAACCCCAGACCACCCGGAACCGGATCACAGCCGTCTTGAACGGCGAGGATTTTCAGGTCGTTTTCATCGACACGCCCGGCATCCACAAAACGAAGACCGCCCTGCACCGCAGCATGGTGGAATCGTCCATGGCGGCCCTTCAGGAGGTCGACCTGGTGCTCCTCTTGATCGACGCGGGCCGGCCCAACGACCCCGAGATCCCGCCGATCATCCGCCGGCTGCATGCCTCCCGCAAACCGGCGATCCTCGTCATCAACAAGATGGACCTGGGGCCTCCGGAGCGCACCCTTCCCGTCATCGAACAGTTCCGTTCGGCCTACCCTTTCGAGGCCTTTCTCCCGGTCTCGGCCCTGCGGGGGGACGGGGTGGAAGCGCTCCTCGGGCAGATCAAGACCCATTTGGAGCCGGGGCCCCAGTTCTTTCCTCCGGACATCTCGACCGACCAGACCGAGGCCTTTTTCATCGCCGAGATCATCAGGGAAAAGATCTTTCTGCGCACGCGCGGAGACATCCCTTACGCCTGCGCGGTGACCGTCGACCGGATCGAGGAGAGGGCGAGCGGGGATCTTCTGGAGATCGACGCCCGGATTCATGTCGAAACCGAAAACCAGAAGGGCATCCTGATCGGCAGGCAGGGAAAAATGATTCAGTCGATCGGGCGCGCAGCGAGGCTGGAACTGGAGAAGCGCTTCGGGATCCGGGTCTTCCTCTCCCTCAGCGTACGGGTGGAGAAGAACTGGAACAAGGACACTCGGGCCCTCCGGCGGCTGGGGTACTGAGGATGCCCGCGTCCTCGAGGAGCTTGACGACGCTCAAGGCCGCCTCCTCCGAAGTCTGCCGGTCCGAACGAACCACCAGTTCGGGGGCCTCCGGCGCTTCGTAGGGCGACGAGATCCCGGTGAAATTCCGTATCTTCCCTTCCCTGGCCTTGACGTAGATCCCTTTCGGGTCGCGCGCGGCGCAGACCTCCAGCGGACAGTCGACGAAGACCTCGAAAAACCGGCCCGGCTCGACCAGCGCCCGCACCCGATCCCGATCCGACCGGAACGGTGAGATGAAGGCGGTTATGGCGATGATCCCCGCATCTACGAAGAGCCGCACCATTTCGCCGATGCGACGGATGTTCTCACTCCGATCGTCCCCGGAAAAACCGAGATCGGCGCACAGGCCGTGGCGGACGTTGTCCCCGTCGAAAACATAGGTCGAACACCCCATGCGGTGCAGGACATGTTCGAGGCGATGCGCAATCGTCGACTTGCCCGAGGCTGAAAGCCC
Above is a window of Desulfatiglans anilini DSM 4660 DNA encoding:
- a CDS encoding acetate--CoA ligase family protein, with translation MASETTNLASFFHPRNVAVIGASADPANLGRNIIKNLLNFGYQGEILPVNIQKGVLFGQRIYGSVEEVDHPVDLAVILTPAKTIPGIMEACGRKGVRRIVIESGGFSEMGEEGLPLEEACLSVARRYGIRFVGPNGIGVTNLQNGLVLPFWPMREDLKLGKVSILAQSGGVGLSYLGFLAEENIGLNKFVSMGNKLNVDENDLLEVLIEDEGTEIILLYLEGFKDGRRFLEIASRSPKPILVHKSNRFQESARIAHSHTAALFADDLLVDQALEQVGCVRVNTMVDAVDYVKSLTLPPLRGNRLAVVSRSGGHAVIAADACAHYGFDLPPFPRDFLARIETSFRAKVIRLQNPLDLGDLFDLAVYENIVEEMLKRGDVDGLLLVHGYRRGLDHEDSRKLVRRVEELIDTYRKPVAVAIFTEAVEVDFLRRHTGVPIFTAPENAMRAFYLSHQWGVRKKAAKAISPLAEIRSKTPPASLPPTSGRAHLLLSEATAFVKAYGFPVPEYRLARSAGEAATAWRSIGGPVALKVNRPHISHKTDAGAVILGIDSSDAAAEAFEDLARRLAPEPLEALIQAMAPGGREVILGGKQDEVFGPVVLFGLGGIFVEALEDVAWRAAPLERADARAMMQQIRGRRILEGIRGEEPCDFEALEDLLVRLSRMLVDHPGIFEIDINPVRVGRKGRGAAALDARILLRSGGDPRAD
- a CDS encoding beta-ketoacyl-[acyl-carrier-protein] synthase family protein; its protein translation is MGFKRVVITGLGPITPVGIGKEAFWKALVSGKSGARRIVFEDCEMDQYNSQIACPVPSFDLGDFIPRTKSFRYLGRTSEFALAGARLALEDAGFTLLPREGDKGEFDFTLKGVEAHRVGAILGVGAQNMDLCERWHKSFLKYHGPKRISPFGLPHVQICSVPVTVTMKYGIHGIASTVSTACASSNHAMIASYKQILLGEETVMVTGGVDACITPFVFGGFAAMNAMSRRNDEPEKASRPFDRDRDGFVMGEGAGIVILEERSHALERGARIYCEMSGYGATSDAYHIAAPEPTARMQAKAMEDALKRAGRRPEEIDYINAHGTSTPLNDPAETRAIKEALGKHAYRIPINSTKSITGHMIGAAGGVEAIAIALTIERGWIHPTINLDHPDPECDLNYTPLVAVQGAVTRCLNNSFGFGGQNASIVLERFEP
- a CDS encoding AAA family ATPase; amino-acid sequence: MAVVTISRQFGAGGRTLAERVAKELGYRYVHEDMIKEIAIKAQVSHDQIKSFEKRGTDKLMKFLDKIVSTSYVERLCADNYGYVDEKSYVDAVKETILDFYEKGDVVLVGRGGQFILEKHAGAVHILLVGDVPSRIHFLVTQYGLKQEDAEKAMRRADDIRSRFLNFYAEPERHDDPLSYDLTINTGRVSMDAAVDLIVGLAGKKT
- a CDS encoding FAD-binding oxidoreductase, which translates into the protein MESFVQSGKWVTDPDIVEGYRHDALGMQGGFEALFRPEDTADIQECLRMISDRGGSVTCQGLRSSLTGASMAPGGVALSLERFNRILDIDRVRRRALVEPGVVLAEFKAAAAAEGLFYPPDPTSAAECTLGGNVATNASGSRSLKYGATIEWVRALQVVDGSGRVITARTAEGGKICAGYGAFYDPARLFVGSEGTLGVVTRIEVALTELPEAFMLVLVFFPDMSRALDFVISAREDPACDPRSLEFLDEGCLEIIRGRAEGLSIPPSARAIVYFEQEYGAEEGYEARLEAWSRLIEQHTPLAGDTRIALTDAQKDHVMKLRHFVPESMNALSIQAVRTGGCKISTDWAVPYRRLPELFACFEEVRARLGSMPVVRFAHIGEGHPHFNFIARDPEEKRTAEEVDLLMARRAVALGGTITGEHGVGKMKREHLALQYPPAVITAMKALKRSFDPKGILAPGNIFPADEGP
- a CDS encoding MBL fold metallo-hydrolase gives rise to the protein MKAVCEGVYFIPGRDEMIPDAHMYVIGGPDAEDLTLVDAGLVGKGAYKLDAIRRLGLDPAKVKRIILTHTHLDHIGCLRELLDALGEVELWIHRAEAEPLEQGDPRTVYGMDMFRNMCEMQYGLTPKALTFTVDRKLEDGEVVELGGMDWEILHIPGHSAGSIGLYNRSGRILISGDVVYADYAIGRFDLHGASGPQLRESLLRLAELEVDVLLPGHNQIMKKVPPGYVADTARQWAPYLS
- a CDS encoding GNAT family N-acetyltransferase; the encoded protein is MSRRGRFGKYGETKRLERLRRSRLTRRMAGAGGRAFPSAPGRGPGAGRKSAAPFVRSSLESDASFIEALSRRVFTRYGGTYGEILSEWFRHRFGMTLVAVLGRSRAGFVMMGPVDGNGRFHCTVEILAIAVEPRFQGMGVGRRLLSEALKKARTGGARSVVLHTAEGNLPALKLFKSFGLVPLGLKESFYPEGQNAYLMIRPIEG
- the rnc gene encoding ribonuclease III, whose protein sequence is MENEIVNLTELGRRLGHRFKRKELLFQALCHASYINEQASSDLADNERLEFLGDAVLDLAISDLLMQRFQEATEGDLSKYRAMIVDESGLFEIAQRLGLGDYILLGKGEAQSDGRAKPSILANTVEAIVGAVFLDAGFQKARKVIDTLFAPLIEKVQSRDRVHDYKSLLQEYTQKAFRSLPQYSLIEETGPPHDKTFKIALWLSGTMLAEGCGKSKKEAEQQAAREAFRCLDPV
- a CDS encoding elongator complex protein 3, with protein sequence MSRSGLTPFIVPVFLPHQGCPHRCIFCDQHRITGHDEHPLRGAEIGRILEQALGSRLPAGAEVAFYGGTFTRLPIERMEELLSAVQPFREKGAVVRIRVSTRPDALDPVRLETLRRFGVTTVELGAQSMEPEVLRLAGRGHGPEATRDAVAALRGMGFKVGIQLMPGLPGDTADAFQSTVQAVIELHPDMARLYPAIVIEGTAMAEWYKAGRYRPLSVEEAATRCAEACRRLEESGIPVIRIGLLPSPALRESGRILAGPWHPSFGSLVRAAVYRATLRNQLPQVPRGRTIQLMAPQKDIPLLRGHRNQGLAWFEATTGSRVAAVLPDESLPPGRIRVVEA
- the era gene encoding GTPase Era, whose amino-acid sequence is MSFLSGFVAIAGPPNVGKSTLLNRILGRKVSIVSPKPQTTRNRITAVLNGEDFQVVFIDTPGIHKTKTALHRSMVESSMAALQEVDLVLLLIDAGRPNDPEIPPIIRRLHASRKPAILVINKMDLGPPERTLPVIEQFRSAYPFEAFLPVSALRGDGVEALLGQIKTHLEPGPQFFPPDISTDQTEAFFIAEIIREKIFLRTRGDIPYACAVTVDRIEERASGDLLEIDARIHVETENQKGILIGRQGKMIQSIGRAARLELEKRFGIRVFLSLSVRVEKNWNKDTRALRRLGY
- the cysC gene encoding adenylyl-sulfate kinase, yielding MGEGTIAEKNNVTWFKGLVSREDRERLHRHRGAVVWFTGLSASGKSTIAHRLEHVLHRMGCSTYVFDGDNVRHGLCADLGFSGDDRSENIRRIGEMVRLFVDAGIIAITAFISPFRSDRDRVRALVEPGRFFEVFVDCPLEVCAARDPKGIYVKAREGKIRNFTGISSPYEAPEAPELVVRSDRQTSEEAALSVVKLLEDAGILSTPAAGGPECPCSSSSPPVR